The following nucleotide sequence is from Gymnodinialimonas sp. 202GB13-11.
GCGCGATCCCCCAGATCCTGCCCGGAGCAAAACGCGCGCCCCGTCCCGGTTAGCACCACGACCCGCGCCTCATTGCCCGCAGCCGTCACTGCGTGGGTGATCTCGGCCCGCATCTGCGTGTTCAGCGCGTTCATCACATCTGGCCGGTTCATCGTGATGACAGCCATACCATCGCGGTCTTCGCGGGTGATCGTTTCATAATCCATGGGGGTGCCTCCCGTTGCGTTGCGCGGACCCTAGGCGAACCGATCAGTTCAGAAAAGCGGAAACGCTGCGTCAGTCCGTGCGGTCATCATTGAGGATCGCATCCAATCGCGCTTGCTCATCCGAGCTTAGCCCTGCTTCAGCAGGTGCAGGCGCATTGGAGCGCCCTCGGATATAGACAACGGACATCCCGATCCCCGCACCCAAAAGGATCAGGGGCAGAACCCACAGAACGCGGTTGGCACCGTCAAAATTCGGGCTCAGTAAGACATATTCGCCGTATCGCGCCACGATATAGGCCACGACCTCATTATCGCTATCGCCCTCCAGCAACCGTTCCCGCACCAGCAGCCGCAGGTCGCGCGCAATGTCGGCGCTGGATTCGTCGATGCTCTCATTCTGACAGACCGGGCAGCGCAACCCGGCTGAAATATCCCGCGCACGGTCCTCAAGCACCGGATCGTCGAGAACCTCGTCGGGCTGCACTGCGCAAAGCGGACCAGCTGCGAGGAGGATCGCAGATCCGAGGAGGGCTGCGCGCAGCCCCCTCATTCCGCGGGCACCCCGGCCGCAGGCGCTTTTGCGGCGCCTGCCGCGACCCGATAGCGCCGGTCAGACAGACTCAGGAAACCGCCCAAAGCCATGATGATCGTGCCGCCCCAAATCCAGTTTGCGAAGGGTTTGATCCAGACGCGCAGCGCCCACCCGCCTCCGACCTGGGGATCACCAAGCGTCACGTAGACATCGCGGGTCACGCCGTTGTTGATACCCGCCTCGGTCGTGGGCATCCCGGCGACAGGATAAATCCGCCGCTCGGGGTTGAGGATGGAGATTTCCGCCCCAGTCTCCGGGTCCCGCACAGCAACGGACGCCATAGTTGACAGATAATTCGGCCCCTGAACGTTTTCATCCACGCCCAGAAGCTCAATCTCATAAGCGCCAACCTGATAGGTCTCGCCCTCGCGGGCAACGCGGATATCCTCGATCTGATAGCCTGTCAGGGTCACGACCGCGAACATTGTAATGCCCACGCCGGCATGGGCGATCGACTTGCCCCAATCTGCGCGAGGCAGGCGTGTCAGCCGCGCAAACCGCCCGCCAATTGCACCGCGTCCGGTCCGCGACCAAAGGTCGGTCGCAGCGCCGGCCACAAGCCAAACCGACAGGCCCACACCGATGGGGCCAATGGCAGACCGCCCCGTCCACATCGCCCAGGTCAGCAGGCCCACAGCGACGGCAAGCACGGCCGCCGGGACCAACGCGCGCATAGGCTTTGCAATGGTCGCCCGCTTCCATGGCATCATCGCCGCAATGGGAAGCGCCACGGAAAGCGCGAAGACAAATGGCGTGAAGGCCGCGTCGAAGAATGGCGGGCCCACGGACAGCGTACGGTCGAAAAACAGGTCGGCAATCAGGGGCCAAATTGTGCCGATGAAGACTACGAACGTCGACACGGCGAGGATCAGGTTGTTGAAGACCAGACCACTTTCCCGGCTGACGATGCCGAAAACGCCCTTCGCCTCCATCGCGCCCGCACGCAGCGCAAAGAGCAGCAGCGCACCGCCCATGAAGACGGCAAGGATCATGAGGATGAAGACCCCGCGCTCAGGGTCATTGGCGAAGGCGTGCACAGACGTCAGTACGCCCGAGCGCACAATGAACGTGCCAATCAGCGAGAAGCCAAAGGCGAGGATCGCCAAAAGAATGGTCCAGCTTTTCAGACTTTCCCGTTTCTCCACAACGATGGCCGAATGCAGCAGCGCGGCTGAAATCAGCCACGGCATGAAACTGGCATTCTCAACCGGGTCCCAGAACCAGAAGCCGCCCCAACCAAGCTCATAATAGGCCCACCAGGAACCAAGGCCGATCCCAATGGTAAGGAAAACCCAAGCCGCCAGCGTCCACGGACGCACCCACCGGCCCCAAGCGGCATCCACGCGCCCTTCGATCAGGGCGGCGACGGCGAAAGAGAACGCCATGCTGAGGCCCACATAGCCGAGGTAAAGGAACGGCGGGTGGAAGGCCAATCCGGGGTCCTGCAACAGCGGGTTCAGGTCCTGCCCGTCAAAGGGCGGGCTGGCGAGCCGCAGGAACGGGTTCGACGTGAAGAGAATGAAGGCGAAAAAGGCCACGGCCACCGCGCTTTGCACCGCAAGAACGCGCGCGCGCAGAGTCGGCGGAAGGTTCTTGCCGAACCAACTGGCGCAGGCCCCAAAAAGTGTAAGAATCAGCACCCAAAGTAGGAGAGACCCCTCATGGTTGCCCCAGACGCCGGTGATTTTATAAAGCAACGGCTTGTCGGTATGGGAATTGGCCACCACGAGGCTCAGCGAGAAGTCCGACGTAACAAACGCATAGGTCAGCGCCGCGAAACTGAACGCTGTCAGCACGAATTGGGCGCTGGCTGCCGGATCCGCTGTCGCCATCCAGCCGCGATTGCCCGCATAGGCGCCCGCCATGGGCACAACCATCTGAAAGATTGCCACCGCAAAGGCGAGGATCAGGGCGAAATGTCCGAGTTCTACGATCATGAGGTGGAACCTAGCTCAGTGCGACCCTGTATTCCATAGGATGCGACGCCCTTTCCTGATCGGATTTGCGGTGGATGCAACCGTTGAGATTTGGCTCATTCCATGGGGCGCGATGGGCGAAAGAGCCTTATATCAAAGGGGTAACGGCACCGCCGCAAGGGCCCTCGCCATCGCATCAAGCTGATCCCTAGAGGTGATCTCGATCGCCGTCTCTGTCACACGAAAAGGTGAGCCGTCTTCCGTGATCACGAAGCGGGCGGAAATGATGTCGAGGGTGTCATGCTGGGGTACCACATTCAGATGCGCATGGGGCACGCCAAAGCCGTGGACCACATAGCCGATGCGCGCCGCCTCGGTCACGGTAAGAAGCCGCCGCCCAAAATGCTGCCCCACCCTCAGAAGATGCGTTGCCAGATCATCGGGAAGATCCGTGAAATGGTCGATATGCTCGCGCGGGATCACGATGAACGCCCCCGGACGGATCGGTCGCAATGTCATGAATGCGATGCAAAGCGCATCTTCATGGATCACGCTGGCGGGTTCGGTGCCTGCAATGATCCGGCAAAAGACGCAGTCGTCGTCCACCTAGCGCCCCCTGAACAGCCCGCCCAGAACACCGCGCACAACCGCACGCCCTGTCCGCGTTCCTAGTTGGCGGGCGAAGCTTTTAGCGAAAGTTGTGCCTATGCTGTCGGACCGCGAGGAGCTGCGCCGTTGGCGGGCGGGACGTGAGGAAGATCGGCTGACCCCTCCGCCAGAATAGCGCCGTCCGGCCCGATATTCGCGTTCAGCCGCTTCGGCCTGTTCTTCGGCCTCCTCTGCCTTTTCCGCTTCTTTTGCAGCCTCTTCGGCACGCTTTTGCAAAATCTCAAACGCGCTTTCGCGGTCTTGGAGCTCATCATACTTGCCTGCGACCGGCGACATGCCCATCAGTGCGGCGCGCGTTGCAGGCTTGATCGGGCCAAGCTGCGACGACGGCGGGCGGATCAGCGTGCGTTGCGCGATGCCGGGAATACCCTTGCGTTCGAGCAGAGAGGTCACAGCTTCCCCGACCCCCACCTCGCGGATTGCGTCTTCGATGTCGAGGTCGGGATTTTCACGATAGTTTTCAGCCGCTTGCTTCAGAGCGCGGCGGTCTTTCGCGGTGAAAGCACGCAGCGCGTGTTGGACACGGTTGCCAAGCTGCCCGAGAATGTCTTCGGGAACGTCCGCCGGGTTTTGGGTGATGAAGTAGACGCCCACACCCTTGGATCGGATCAGGCGCGCGACTTGTTCGACCTTGTCGACCAGAGCCTTGGGGGCGTCTTCGAACAGCAGATGTGCTTCATCAAAGAAGAAGACCAGCTTGGGTATATCCGGGTCGCCGACCTCAGGCAGTGTTTCAAACAGCTCGGACAGCAGCCAAAGCAGGAAGGTCGCGTAAAGGCGCGGCGATTGCATCAGCTTGTCGGCGGCTATGATGTTGATGCGGCCTGCGCCAATTTCGTCCTTCAGGAACAGGTCATCCAATTCCAGCGCCGGTTCGCCGAAGAATTGCGCAGCCCCCTGCCCTTCAAGCACCAGCAGCCGCCGCTGGATCGCGCCGATGGACGCGGTGGAGACATTGCCGTAGCGCAACGACAGCGTTTTGCGGTTTTGACCCACCCATACGAGCAGCGCTTGAAGGTCCTTCAGGTCCAGAAGGGCCATGCCCTCTTCATCGGCCACGCGGAAGGCAATATTCATCACACCTTCCTGCGCTTCGCTCAGCTCCAACAGGCGGGACAGAAGAAGTGGCCCCATTTCGGCCACGGTCGTGCGGACAGGGTGGCCCTGTTCACCGAATAGGTCCCAAAAAGTCACGGGAAAAGCGCGATAGGCATAATCGGTGAAGTTGATCTTCTCGGCACGCTCGGTGAAGGCGCCGTGCAGCTTGAACTCGGGCGAGCCCGATTGGGCTAGGCCGGAGAGATCCCCTTTTACGTCCGAAAGGACAACCGGTACGCCGAGGGCAGAGAAGCTTTCAGCCAGAATCTGAAGGGTCACGGTTTTACCGGTGCCGGTCGCGCCGGCAATCAGGCCGTGGCGGTTGGCATAGTCGGGCCGCAAGACCTGCGCTTCGCCGTAATCGCGGCCACCGCCCCCTACAAAAATCCCGTTTGGCACCTGTTCTGGCATCTTGTTTGTCCCTGCAGTCCGTTTTTCTGGCGATACCAATACATTTTTAACCTTTGGATGCCAGTCTGTCCCTACGCCGCGCTTTTGCGTGGTGTTGACTTCCTCCCTGTCAACTGGCCGCGCCCCTCTTGGGCGCGGTTTTTTTGGCCATTTGGTCAAGAAAAACAGGCCTTCGTTCACTTCTGCAAATTTCCTGAAAAGCCCTGTTGACGGCTGCGACACCTTGGCATAGCGTCCGTCGCATAAGTCGGCCAGTCCGACAGGGAGAGAAAACGCAAAGGGTCCGTGCGCGGGCCCTTTCGCTATTTTAGGCACAAATTTTTTGGCGCTGACAGGCGCACCCCTGCCATGTTAGCCAACGCTGGATTGGCAGGCGCACCCTTGGTTTTTGGTGCCCGAGCAGAGCCAACCGAAAAGCAAAAGGACGCACACCTGATGACCGTGTTTAACAAATTTGCCACCCTGAGCTTTGCCGCTGTGATGGGCGTAACTGGTGCCGCATTTGCGCAAGATGAGCCACTGGTTCTTCCCGACCGCAGCGAGGTTGAAGCCGGTGAGACCTTTGTGGCCGAGATTTACCGCGATTGGCAAATCCGCTGCATCCGCGCGGAAACCGACGACGCGCCAGATCGCTGCGAGATGTTCCAACTGCTGGAAGAGGAAAACGGCAACCCGGTCGCGGAATTCCGCGTGGGGGCCGAGCTGTTCTCGCCCGACGAAGCGGTGGCATCCGCCACCATCCTGACGCCGCTGGACACGCTGCTGAGCCCCGGGCTTCAGATGCAGATCGACGATGCGGAAGCGGTTGTTCTGCCCTACGCCTTCTGCCGTCCGATTGGCTGCTTCGTGCAAATCTCGCTGACCGAAGAAAACGTGGCCCTGTTCCAGAACGGAGCTGACGCGCTGATCGTGTTGTTTGCGTTGACACGCGATGAGTTCGGCCAGATCGGCGGTATTCCTGTCCCCACCCAAGCCTCCCTGCGCGGCTTCACCGCCGCTTACGAGGATCTTTTGGAGCGCCGGACAGAGATCATCGCGTTCATTGAAGAGCAAGAGGCCGCAGCTGCGGCTGCCGAAGGTGAAGGCGAAGACGGCGCCGTTGAGGAAGAAGACGGCGAAGCCACCGAATAAGCGCGCCTTTGCGCAAAGAAAGAAGCCCGCCGATCCAATCGTGCGGGCTTTTTTGATGGCTTGCGAGGATTTTAAGGTGCAGCGCGCAAAGCGAGGACGGCGTTCAGGCCCCCAAAGGCGAACGCGTTGGACAGGCAGGCCTCAACCTTGGCCTCCCGCGCTTCATTGGGCACCACGTCCAGCGCGCATTCGGGATCAGGCTCTTCATAGCCAATCGTGGGGGCAACCACCCCGTCCTTCAGCGCCATGATGCAAGCCAAAAGCTCCACCGCGCCGGTGCCGCCGATCAGGTGGCCGTGCATGGATTTCGTGGAGGAGATCATCAAGTCATCGGCATGATGCCCAAACGCATGGGCGACCGCGGCGCATTCCACCTTGTCGTTGGCGGCTGTCCCCGTGCCGTGGGCATTGATGTAGCAGACATCTTCGGGGTTCAGCTTGCCATCGGTCAACGCGCCGGTGATTGCGCGCGCCGCGCCCTGCTGGGACGGCATCACGATATCCGCCGCATCCGACGTCATGGCAAACCCAACCACTTCAGCCAGAATATCCGCGCCGCGCGCGCGGGCATGGCTATATTCCTCGAACAGGAAAACGGCCGCGCCCTCCCCCTGTACCATGCCATTGCGGTTGGCCGAAAACGGGCGGCACGCATCCTTGGACATGACGCGCAGTCCTTCCCACGCTTTCACCCCACCAAAGGACAGCATCGCCTCGGACCCACCCGTAACCATCACATCGGCCATCCCACAACGGATCAGATTGAACGCCTGCCCCATGGCGTGATTGGACGACGCGCAGGCTGTCGCCACCGAGAAACTGGGCCCTTTGAGGTTGTACTCCATGCTGACATGAGAAGCGGCCGCATTGTTCATTAGCTTCGGCACAACGAAGGGATGAACGCGGTTCTTCCCCTCTTCATAGACGGAGCGATAATTCTCGTCCCACGTATTCACACCGCCCCCGGCGGTTCCGAATACAACCCCCGTCCGCGTGGCCAACGCGCCCGAGAAATCCAGTCCACAGCCATCCAGCGCCTGTTTCGTGGCGATTAGCGTGAATTGGGTGAACCGATCGTAAAGCGCGATCTGCTGGCGATTAAACAGCGCCTCAGGATCATAGCCTTTGACCTGACCACCGATCTTCACCGATAGACGCTCGACATCGCGCAAGTCCAACGGGCCAATACCGCAGCGCCCTTCGCGGAACGCCTCTAGCGTTGTCGGAATGTCGTGGCCAAGCGCGTTGATCGTGCCTTGTCCGGTGATGACGACGCGGCGCAAGGGTCAGCCCTTCTGTTCGGCCACGAGGCCCTCAACCGCTTTCACGATGGCCGCAACCGAGGAGATGTCAAAATCACTGGCCTGAGGTTCATTGGCATTGAAAGGCACTTGAATATCAAAGGCTTCTTCAATCGCAAAAATGGACTCAACCAGCCCAAGGCTGTCGATACCCAAGTCTTCAAGCGTCTGCTCCATCGACACATCCGATGGCTCTAAAACCGCTTGCTCTGCGATGATCGCGATGATCCTGTCCTGAACGCTCTCGCCCATGGATTGATCCCCTTCCTCTTGAGAAGGCATTTAGGGCCTATCATCCGGCTTTGACAGGGCTTTTTGCAGTTCCGTCACAGCGCGCGTGGTGCGCGGCAGGCGGCGCAAAGCTTTGTACATCTCGACATGCGTGTCCATCTTCACAGCCGGATGCCCCATGACCATGCGACCCGAAGGAACGTTGGTGAACAGTTTGGAGGAACCGGCCGCCACAACATCACTGCCGATGACGATATTGTCGTTCACGCCACACTTGCCGCCCAAAACAACGCGGTCGCCCATCTGAACTGACCCGGCAAAGCCCGTCTGGCCACAGATAAGGCAGTCTTTCCCGATGACACAATTATGGCCGATATGCACAAGGTTATCGATCTTGGTGCCGTCGCCGATCACGGTGTTGGCGATGGTGCCACGGTCGATGGCGGCGTTGCTGCCGACCTCCACATCATGGCCAATCACCAGCGACCCGAGGGAATGAATGCGCGTCCAGCTTTGGTCCGTCGCGGCATTCTCCGCCTTGCCGAGCGTGGCGCGGGCCTGTTCAACCATCGAGGTTTCAGGCGTGACAAAACTGAACCCATCGCCGCCCAAAACCGCACCCGGTTGAGCAATGAACCAGTCACCAATCTGGACATGGTGGCAGATGCGCACGCCCTCATGGATCAGCGCATCATCCCCGATCACAGCCCCCGCCCCGATGCTGACGTGGGAGGCGATCCGGGCATTCTCACCAATCCGCACATCCGGCCCGATCACG
It contains:
- a CDS encoding cytochrome c-type biogenesis protein, with the protein product MRGLRAALLGSAILLAAGPLCAVQPDEVLDDPVLEDRARDISAGLRCPVCQNESIDESSADIARDLRLLVRERLLEGDSDNEVVAYIVARYGEYVLLSPNFDGANRVLWVLPLILLGAGIGMSVVYIRGRSNAPAPAEAGLSSDEQARLDAILNDDRTD
- a CDS encoding heme lyase CcmF/NrfE family subunit, which codes for MIVELGHFALILAFAVAIFQMVVPMAGAYAGNRGWMATADPAASAQFVLTAFSFAALTYAFVTSDFSLSLVVANSHTDKPLLYKITGVWGNHEGSLLLWVLILTLFGACASWFGKNLPPTLRARVLAVQSAVAVAFFAFILFTSNPFLRLASPPFDGQDLNPLLQDPGLAFHPPFLYLGYVGLSMAFSFAVAALIEGRVDAAWGRWVRPWTLAAWVFLTIGIGLGSWWAYYELGWGGFWFWDPVENASFMPWLISAALLHSAIVVEKRESLKSWTILLAILAFGFSLIGTFIVRSGVLTSVHAFANDPERGVFILMILAVFMGGALLLFALRAGAMEAKGVFGIVSRESGLVFNNLILAVSTFVVFIGTIWPLIADLFFDRTLSVGPPFFDAAFTPFVFALSVALPIAAMMPWKRATIAKPMRALVPAAVLAVAVGLLTWAMWTGRSAIGPIGVGLSVWLVAGAATDLWSRTGRGAIGGRFARLTRLPRADWGKSIAHAGVGITMFAVVTLTGYQIEDIRVAREGETYQVGAYEIELLGVDENVQGPNYLSTMASVAVRDPETGAEISILNPERRIYPVAGMPTTEAGINNGVTRDVYVTLGDPQVGGGWALRVWIKPFANWIWGGTIIMALGGFLSLSDRRYRVAAGAAKAPAAGVPAE
- a CDS encoding HIT family protein, translating into MDDDCVFCRIIAGTEPASVIHEDALCIAFMTLRPIRPGAFIVIPREHIDHFTDLPDDLATHLLRVGQHFGRRLLTVTEAARIGYVVHGFGVPHAHLNVVPQHDTLDIISARFVITEDGSPFRVTETAIEITSRDQLDAMARALAAVPLPL
- a CDS encoding helicase HerA-like domain-containing protein produces the protein MPEQVPNGIFVGGGGRDYGEAQVLRPDYANRHGLIAGATGTGKTVTLQILAESFSALGVPVVLSDVKGDLSGLAQSGSPEFKLHGAFTERAEKINFTDYAYRAFPVTFWDLFGEQGHPVRTTVAEMGPLLLSRLLELSEAQEGVMNIAFRVADEEGMALLDLKDLQALLVWVGQNRKTLSLRYGNVSTASIGAIQRRLLVLEGQGAAQFFGEPALELDDLFLKDEIGAGRINIIAADKLMQSPRLYATFLLWLLSELFETLPEVGDPDIPKLVFFFDEAHLLFEDAPKALVDKVEQVARLIRSKGVGVYFITQNPADVPEDILGQLGNRVQHALRAFTAKDRRALKQAAENYRENPDLDIEDAIREVGVGEAVTSLLERKGIPGIAQRTLIRPPSSQLGPIKPATRAALMGMSPVAGKYDELQDRESAFEILQKRAEEAAKEAEKAEEAEEQAEAAEREYRAGRRYSGGGVSRSSSRPARQRRSSSRSDSIGTTFAKSFARQLGTRTGRAVVRGVLGGLFRGR
- a CDS encoding invasion associated locus B family protein — protein: MTVFNKFATLSFAAVMGVTGAAFAQDEPLVLPDRSEVEAGETFVAEIYRDWQIRCIRAETDDAPDRCEMFQLLEEENGNPVAEFRVGAELFSPDEAVASATILTPLDTLLSPGLQMQIDDAEAVVLPYAFCRPIGCFVQISLTEENVALFQNGADALIVLFALTRDEFGQIGGIPVPTQASLRGFTAAYEDLLERRTEIIAFIEEQEAAAAAAEGEGEDGAVEEEDGEATE
- a CDS encoding beta-ketoacyl synthase, with the protein product MRRVVITGQGTINALGHDIPTTLEAFREGRCGIGPLDLRDVERLSVKIGGQVKGYDPEALFNRQQIALYDRFTQFTLIATKQALDGCGLDFSGALATRTGVVFGTAGGGVNTWDENYRSVYEEGKNRVHPFVVPKLMNNAAASHVSMEYNLKGPSFSVATACASSNHAMGQAFNLIRCGMADVMVTGGSEAMLSFGGVKAWEGLRVMSKDACRPFSANRNGMVQGEGAAVFLFEEYSHARARGADILAEVVGFAMTSDAADIVMPSQQGAARAITGALTDGKLNPEDVCYINAHGTGTAANDKVECAAVAHAFGHHADDLMISSTKSMHGHLIGGTGAVELLACIMALKDGVVAPTIGYEEPDPECALDVVPNEAREAKVEACLSNAFAFGGLNAVLALRAAP
- a CDS encoding acyl carrier protein; its protein translation is MGESVQDRIIAIIAEQAVLEPSDVSMEQTLEDLGIDSLGLVESIFAIEEAFDIQVPFNANEPQASDFDISSVAAIVKAVEGLVAEQKG
- a CDS encoding UDP-3-O-(3-hydroxymyristoyl)glucosamine N-acyltransferase, whose product is MAAYTIKDIAAALGAEALGAADLLVSGVAEPASAGPKDLALAMKPEFADGLKQGQARAAVIGAGMDWQALGLEAAIIAPRPRYAMAGVTAAMDAGPVIAPGIHPSAVIDETARIGAGAAIGPFVVIGPDVRIGENARIASHVSIGAGAVIGDDALIHEGVRICHHVQIGDWFIAQPGAVLGGDGFSFVTPETSMVEQARATLGKAENAATDQSWTRIHSLGSLVIGHDVEVGSNAAIDRGTIANTVIGDGTKIDNLVHIGHNCVIGKDCLICGQTGFAGSVQMGDRVVLGGKCGVNDNIVIGSDVVAAGSSKLFTNVPSGRMVMGHPAVKMDTHVEMYKALRRLPRTTRAVTELQKALSKPDDRP